GCCTTGCTGGACGGGTTCCTCTCGACCGTTCGCTGAGCGTCGAGCGCTCGGGCCCCAGGTCTGTCACAGTGCGCGCATGGGGCCTCTGTTCGCCTACAGCCTCGTGCCGGTCCTCTCTGTCTCGTTGCTGCTGTGTTTCACGGCCGCGATTCGGGGACACAACGCTCGGGGACTGGCGCTCTACTGTCTGGCGACGGCGGTGTGGACCGCGGCGCTGCTGCTCCTCTGCATCCCATCCCTGTCCTGGGTGGGCGAGCGCTTCGTGGCGAGCGGCGCCTTCGTCGCGGCGGCGTACCTGCACTCCGCCTATGACGTGACGGAGCAGCGCTCCTATCGCCTGGTGGTGCTCGCGTACGGCGTGGCGGTGGTGGTGACGGGCATTGGCGTCTTCCTGCCCGACACCCTCCATGGGCCGCTGGCGATGCATCGAGGGCCCTTGTTCTGGCCGGCCATGGCGTTGGCCGTGGCGTCGGCGCTGGTGCCGCTGGCGCATCTGGCGCGCTCCTACCGCAACGCGGCTCCCGAGCGGCGGCCCGTCCTCCTCAGTCTGGGCATCGCGGGCTTGCTCGCGTACCTCGGTAGCATCGGCAACGCCACGCTGCTGTCGGGCGGGTATGCGTTGCCGTTCGGCATGTATCTGGTGCTGGCGGCGCTGCTGGTGCTGGTGCATGTCATCAACGCGCATCAACCCTCCGCGGACCGGAAGTTGTTGGAGCGCAGCCTCTTGTACTCCGCCATCGCGGCGGTGCTGTCCGCGGGTTTCCTCTTCGGTGTGCTGACGTTGCTCGCGGGCAGCGGGCAGCCCTTCCTGGCCGAGTACCGCGCGGGCGCCTTCTTCCTGCTGGTGCTCTCCGCGCTCGCGTTCGAGCCGGTGCGACAAGCGCTTCAGGAGTGGTTGGGCCGCCGATTCTTCAAGGACCGTGCAACGGGCACGGACCTGGCGGTGGCGCTCGCGAGGGAGGAAGCACGCGCGGACCAGGCCTCACGTCTGGCGGAGCTGGGCCAGTTCACGTCCGCCGTGGCCCACGAGGTCCGCAATCCGCTGGGCGTGCTCGCGGCGCACCTCAAGCTGCTGGAGCGGAAGGGCGGAGACCCGGACGCCGTGGCCGCCATGCGGGAGCAGATCGACCGCGCCAGTCATTTCGTGGACGAGCTGCTTCGTTATGGCCGGCCGCGTCCGCTGGACCTGCGCCACGTGGACCTCGCCGCCACCGTGGCCCTGGCCTACTCCACCGCGAAACAGGGACTGGGCGAACTGGCGCCCGAAGTTCTTTTCGATTCGGAGGGCGACACCTCCCTGACGTTGGAGGCCGACCAGTCGCAGATGTCCCAGGTGTTGGTCATCCTCATCGAGAATGCCTTGCTCGCCCTGCGTGACGTGCCCTCGCCCCGGCTGAAGGTGACGTTCGAGGCCTCGGCTGGTCGGCTGCTCGTCAGGGTGGAGGACAGCGGGCGCGGCATTCCTCCCGAGCTGCTGCCGCGTCTCTTCCAACCCTTCGTCACGGGTCGCAAGCGGGAGGGGCCTCGGCCGGGGACGGGCTTGGGGCTGGCCATCGCACGGGGAATCATCGAGCGGCATGGCGGTGATGTGCGTGCGGGGCAGTCGGACGTGCTGGGGGGCGCGGCCTTCGAAGTGACGCTGCCCCAGGCCCAGCCCGCATCGATTTCCGCCGCCGTCGCCTAGCTGGCCCGCGGGGTGGAGGCGGTGTCCGTGAGGCATCGCAACTTGACGCGATTAAGTCTGCTTCACGACGGCTTCCCAAGGATCGACACCGACCACGTTTCGAGAGGCGTGGAAGGAGGCCGGGTCGATGAGCGGCCATCGCATTGCCACAGTCATTCGTATCCCTGTGGCCTACACTACGGGTGTGCATCCCGACGGGTTCGAGGAGTTCGCGCATCGTGTCAGGCCCATGTTGTTGGCCCTGGCGAAACGGTTGTGCGGTCAGGGGGGCATTGATCCCGAAGATTTGGTGCAGGAGGCGCTCACGCGAGGACTGCTGCACCACGGTCTGCTCTCCGCGCAGCCGGAGCCCGTCTACAGGGCGTGGTTGTGTCGAGCGCTCACCAATCACTTCCTCGACCAGTGCCGCAAGCGGCGCTCCGAGTTGCTGGAGCAGGACCGCCCGGAGCTGCGGCTGGTGCGCGACGCCGTGGCGGCGCCCGAGCCGCAGGCGAAAGAGTCCTGGGAGCACATCTCCGAGCAGGACTTCCGGAACGCCATCGCTCAGCTCGCCAACCCCCGTGTTCGCGAGGCGTATTCGCTGCACGCGTCCGGGCTGCGCTACCGCGCCATCGCGCAGCGCATGGGCGTCCCCGAAGGCACGGTGGGAAGCTGGCTCTATCAGGCACGCAAGGAGTTGAAGGCGCTGCTGCTGCCGCTCATCGGGAGTGGTGATGGCGGAGGCGGCGCATGATGAGCCCGTTATGCAACCGCCTGTCCCTCTTCCTCGACGGCGAACTGGCGCCGGTGGATGAGGAGAACTTCCGACACCACCTCGCCCGTTGTGACCCCTGTGCTTCCGGCCTGCACGAGGCGATGCAGTTGGAGCTCCTGGGTTTCAACTCGATGGGCGACCCGGTGGCATTGGAGGAGGACGCAGACGAGGCCACCGCGCCCTGGGATTGGGTCCCGCTACCGCCACCGCCACCAACGGCACCCGAGCCGAGCCGTCTTCCGTCGCGCTCTCGAGGCCCATGGGCCCTGCTCGGAGCAGGGGGCGCGCTGGCGACGGCGGTGCTCCTGCTGCTCTTCTTCCGTCTGTCCGCGCGAGACGCACAGGACGCGGTGTGGCTCGCGAAGTCGCCTTCACGGCGCATCGAAGCCCGAGTCGCTTACGCGCGCGCGGATGGCCACAGGCCCTTCGTGCCACTTCGCTCCGGGGGCGTCCGTGGGGTGAGCGTGTCCGCTGTCTCGCCCGTGGTTCCGCTGCGGGCGCTGGCGAATCTGGAGGACCAGGGGGACCTGCACGGCATCGCCGCCGCGTACCTGGTGCGTGGGGACTGGCGGCAGGCCTCGGACTTTCTTCAGCGGTTGCCACCGTCGCCCGACAGGGACAGTGACCTGGCCATCATCGCGTTGGAGCAGGGCCACTCCGAGACCGCGCTGGCGCTGCTGGAAGGCGTGTTGCGGCAGGCTCCGGACCACGCCCAGGCGCAGTGGAACCGGGCCCTGGTGCTGCGGGAGATGGGGTTGACCTTGCTGGCCGCGGACGCTTTCGACGCGGTGGCGAAGCAGGGCGCGCCGGGCTGGAGCGAGGAGGCGCGAATCCGCGCGAGGGCGCTTCGGCAGCAGACGCAGGCGCGGGGCCGGGCGTGGAAGGGCGCGCGGGCGGCGGTGCGGGACCTGA
This genomic window from Myxococcus hansupus contains:
- a CDS encoding sensor histidine kinase, yielding MGPLFAYSLVPVLSVSLLLCFTAAIRGHNARGLALYCLATAVWTAALLLLCIPSLSWVGERFVASGAFVAAAYLHSAYDVTEQRSYRLVVLAYGVAVVVTGIGVFLPDTLHGPLAMHRGPLFWPAMALAVASALVPLAHLARSYRNAAPERRPVLLSLGIAGLLAYLGSIGNATLLSGGYALPFGMYLVLAALLVLVHVINAHQPSADRKLLERSLLYSAIAAVLSAGFLFGVLTLLAGSGQPFLAEYRAGAFFLLVLSALAFEPVRQALQEWLGRRFFKDRATGTDLAVALAREEARADQASRLAELGQFTSAVAHEVRNPLGVLAAHLKLLERKGGDPDAVAAMREQIDRASHFVDELLRYGRPRPLDLRHVDLAATVALAYSTAKQGLGELAPEVLFDSEGDTSLTLEADQSQMSQVLVILIENALLALRDVPSPRLKVTFEASAGRLLVRVEDSGRGIPPELLPRLFQPFVTGRKREGPRPGTGLGLAIARGIIERHGGDVRAGQSDVLGGAAFEVTLPQAQPASISAAVA
- a CDS encoding RNA polymerase sigma factor, whose translation is MSGHRIATVIRIPVAYTTGVHPDGFEEFAHRVRPMLLALAKRLCGQGGIDPEDLVQEALTRGLLHHGLLSAQPEPVYRAWLCRALTNHFLDQCRKRRSELLEQDRPELRLVRDAVAAPEPQAKESWEHISEQDFRNAIAQLANPRVREAYSLHASGLRYRAIAQRMGVPEGTVGSWLYQARKELKALLLPLIGSGDGGGGA